TGCAATCCTGAACCTCTCCATGACCTGCAAGGCCTTTTTCTTTGCCTCTTGCCCTCCCATTCCCCTGAGGCGAAGCGCCATGGATACGTTCTCCATTACCGTGCCCTTGAGAAGCAAGGGCTCTTGGAAGACCATGGCCACTTTTCTTCGCAATTTCAGAGGGGAGGAAAGACCGGATGTGGGTTGGCCGCACAGCAAGATCTCACCCTTTTGAGGCCTCACCAGAAGTCCCATGCTCATGAGCAAAGTGGTCTTCCCAGAACCGTTGGGGCCCACCAGAGCCAGTATCTCTCCTCTTTCCACCTGCAGCCAAGGCACTTCTAAGCTGAATTGCCCCCTTTGGATCAACAAATCACGGATCAACAGGAGGGGTTCCATGGCTGTCATGCCCCATGTCCTTTTTGCTGAACTTGAGTCAAGACCAAGGTTATGGCATATGCCAACAAAAGCAGAATGATGCTCAAAGCTATGGCAACATCGAAGTTCCCTTTGGCCGTTTCCATGACCGTGGCCGTGGTCAGGACTCTCGTATAACCCTTGATATTGCCTCCCACCATCATGGAAGCCCCTACTTCTGAGATTACACCTCCAAAGCCAGCCATGACGGCAGCCAAGAGCTGTAGACGGGCTTCCTTTATGAGGATCCAGGCCACCTGAAACCGGGTGGCGCCCAGGGAAAGTATTTGGAGTCTGAGCTTATCCGAAAGGCCCTGCATGGCTGCTATGCTTATTCCGGCCACTATGGGCGTGGCGATGACAGCCTGAGCCAGAATCATGGCCGTGGGAGTGTAGAGAAGTCCCAATGCACCTAGGGGGCCGTTTCGCCAGAGGAATATTGTCACAAACAGACCTACCACCACAGGGGGCAGGCCCATGCCAGTATTGACGAAGCTCATGAGTATCGAACGCCCCGGAAACGAGCTTAGCCCCACCAAGGCTCCTAGGCTGACTCCCACCACCAGG
Above is a genomic segment from bacterium containing:
- a CDS encoding ABC transporter permease; its protein translation is MELLLEGLSKGVSLLLQGDPEVLHIVLLTLRVSGTATLLSLVVGVSLGALVGLSSFPGRSILMSFVNTGMGLPPVVVGLFVTIFLWRNGPLGALGLLYTPTAMILAQAVIATPIVAGISIAAMQGLSDKLRLQILSLGATRFQVAWILIKEARLQLLAAVMAGFGGVISEVGASMMVGGNIKGYTRVLTTATVMETAKGNFDVAIALSIILLLLAYAITLVLTQVQQKGHGA